The Methylomarinum vadi genome has a window encoding:
- a CDS encoding TRAP transporter substrate-binding protein, with product MNSFGMVLRGYMKRRDFLSKVGSGSLMAGAALTIPKAAEAAEFKWKMVTAWPKNFPGLGTNANLLAKMITEMSGGRIKVKVYGARELVPAFEVFDAVSKGTAEMGHAGAYYWKGKSEATQFFSAVPFGLTAQEMNAWLYYGGGMELWRELYKPFGIIPAATGNSGVQMAGWFNREIKTVDDLKGLKMRIPGLGGEVLRRAGGTTVNMPGGELFTSLQSGALDATEWVGPYNDLAFGFYKVAKYYYYPGWHEPGSTMEALINEKAFNALPKDLQQIVLVACKAANMDMISEYTARNNQALDTLINKHKVKVLPLPDEVLKALRQISEEVVRELADKDPQAKKIYDSVMQFRKQVAQWGDVSEQAFLKARAL from the coding sequence ATGAACAGTTTTGGAATGGTACTGAGAGGATATATGAAACGGCGTGATTTTTTATCGAAAGTTGGTTCCGGGTCGTTGATGGCGGGTGCGGCATTGACCATACCCAAAGCGGCCGAGGCAGCTGAATTCAAGTGGAAGATGGTGACGGCCTGGCCAAAAAACTTTCCTGGGTTGGGGACGAATGCCAATTTGTTGGCCAAAATGATTACCGAGATGAGTGGCGGCCGTATCAAAGTGAAGGTTTACGGCGCCAGGGAGCTGGTCCCGGCTTTCGAGGTGTTCGATGCCGTATCCAAGGGAACGGCCGAGATGGGGCATGCCGGAGCCTATTATTGGAAAGGGAAATCCGAAGCCACGCAGTTCTTTTCCGCCGTACCGTTCGGTCTGACTGCGCAGGAAATGAACGCCTGGTTGTATTACGGCGGCGGTATGGAGTTGTGGCGCGAATTATATAAGCCGTTCGGTATTATTCCGGCCGCAACCGGGAACTCAGGGGTGCAAATGGCTGGCTGGTTCAATCGCGAAATCAAAACGGTCGATGACTTGAAAGGACTGAAAATGCGTATTCCCGGTCTGGGCGGCGAAGTCTTGCGCAGGGCCGGCGGGACCACGGTAAACATGCCGGGCGGTGAGTTGTTCACCTCGTTACAGTCCGGCGCGCTCGATGCCACCGAATGGGTCGGACCCTACAATGATTTGGCCTTTGGTTTTTATAAGGTTGCCAAGTATTATTATTATCCGGGCTGGCACGAGCCGGGTTCGACGATGGAAGCCTTGATCAATGAAAAAGCCTTCAATGCGTTGCCCAAGGATTTGCAGCAAATCGTGTTGGTGGCTTGCAAGGCGGCCAATATGGACATGATTTCCGAATATACCGCGCGTAACAACCAAGCGCTGGATACCTTGATCAATAAGCATAAAGTCAAGGTGCTGCCGCTACCGGATGAGGTGTTGAAGGCCTTACGCCAGATATCGGAAGAGGTCGTTCGTGAGCTGGCGGACAAAGATCCGCAGGCGAAAAAAATCTATGATTCGGTGATGCAATTTCGTAAACAAGTGGCGCAATGGGGGGATGTGTCGGAACAGGCGTTTCTGAAAGCCAGAGCTTTATAA
- a CDS encoding histidine phosphatase family protein — MKTTTVDLLRHGEVQGGPRYRGRTDDPLTPKGWQQMERQTSDWQGDCIVSSPLGRCNSFAVALSRQKNTPLRVDQAWREIGFGDWEGKTAEQIISHDPSALQRYYEDPINHPPPNAENYADFSHRVACGWQHLLEHNTGRHVLLITHAGVIRSLFMHLLDIPFRSSLQIEIGHASLSRFKCYHDGNECFVQLSFHLPL, encoded by the coding sequence TTGAAAACAACCACTGTCGATTTGCTCCGCCACGGCGAAGTCCAAGGCGGCCCCCGTTACCGGGGCCGCACCGACGACCCTCTGACGCCCAAGGGTTGGCAGCAGATGGAACGACAAACCTCGGACTGGCAGGGCGACTGCATCGTCAGTTCCCCGCTCGGCCGCTGCAATTCCTTTGCCGTAGCGCTGAGCCGGCAAAAAAACACCCCCTTAAGGGTGGACCAAGCATGGCGGGAAATCGGTTTTGGCGACTGGGAAGGCAAAACCGCGGAACAAATCATTTCCCATGATCCCTCGGCATTGCAGCGCTACTATGAAGACCCTATTAACCATCCTCCGCCCAATGCTGAGAATTATGCCGATTTCAGCCACCGCGTCGCATGCGGCTGGCAGCATTTGCTGGAACACAATACCGGTAGACATGTGTTGCTCATCACCCATGCCGGCGTGATACGCAGTTTATTCATGCACCTTCTCGATATCCCCTTTCGCAGTAGCCTGCAAATCGAAATCGGCCATGCCAGCTTGAGCCGCTTCAAATGTTATCACGATGGCAACGAATGTTTTGTTCAGCTATCTTTTCACCTGCCGCTATGA
- a CDS encoding class I adenylate cyclase, whose amino-acid sequence MKKHYPPINLGAPGEEISSKDLHAITQRFKHLNQYRLQSVQNFLQPRQQIFLNLLPLLFHRNHPLLPGFISTDTPCGIPDYSPNKTTILAAKQFSKSYRYTRKALRNYAIEAIFLMGSVGSIAFSKTSDMDIWLCHTDHLSSTEINELQQKAHALEKWAQSLNLEVHFFLMNSEQFRRGENTPISTESSGQTQHYLLLEEFYRTAIYLAGKAPAWWIVPPHQEDNYSGYVDHLLSNRFISKLDVIDFGGLEAVPAEEFISATLWHIYKSLSSPYKSLLKLFLMECYASEYPQPQWVSRSLKKTIYQGEFDIDRLDPYLLIYEKVEEYLHLVASQRRLALSRQCFYLKIMGDSPRSLDPQARSLRENYLQEIARQWRWPEDLLPNFSRHRYWDIHKATEEHAVIRDQLKQCLRMIVRFAGQHVEEDYRDNQDLRLIGRKLHAYLEHKPGKIEIITTRGNVQKKEDELSLIEIDQEHAEPLWHLYCGYVGNPKKENAKPVKEAESLLELLCWIALNGLYQNRVKIHLHSINLNIGPTETQLILDQLLRFFSSHKKSDGEMLEAYHHANQFLASLLFLNLGEALPEAREEGQIIMSERSDPLSYGENRACFVQRIERISLSSWGEVSLARFHDIEGFFHCLTEVFNQSTPPVTSDSLDVICYTPLRAKSIVLRIKVLFNQLIKFFGNQNSNWRYIVPAKSGYYLFTHNAQHLTYRKLATNDLLLRELSATQQQFSPIFFDQHVLSNTFIPFLYAHIAANTIQIFFHATEKYVAIYIIDEKAALFTRQHSDSKPEQVLVDYLVFLQTLIDQTKIAHATKIRIYEIQKNSAGVPSCHAVKIKPQESFMALNIRITTSPTAEPDSPPTIACNERKYSSASADDVFYSTKEHILRFRHGHETYPYHINEIDVSAELLGVEELVQAHSIHYLQYKQKIENRIAASGKN is encoded by the coding sequence TTGAAAAAACATTACCCTCCCATCAACCTCGGCGCGCCTGGCGAGGAAATCAGTAGCAAGGATCTTCATGCCATTACTCAACGCTTCAAACATCTGAATCAATACCGCTTGCAGAGCGTGCAAAATTTTCTGCAACCCCGGCAACAGATCTTTTTAAATCTTCTGCCGTTATTGTTTCATCGAAACCACCCCCTGCTACCCGGTTTCATTTCCACCGACACTCCTTGCGGCATTCCCGACTACAGCCCCAACAAAACAACCATTCTCGCTGCCAAGCAATTTTCGAAGAGTTACCGTTACACCCGCAAGGCCCTCAGAAATTATGCGATCGAGGCTATTTTCCTAATGGGTAGCGTCGGCAGCATCGCCTTCTCAAAAACCAGCGATATGGATATTTGGCTATGCCATACCGATCACTTATCCAGCACCGAGATCAACGAACTGCAACAAAAAGCCCACGCCTTGGAAAAATGGGCGCAGTCGCTGAATCTCGAAGTCCATTTCTTTTTGATGAACAGCGAACAATTTCGGCGAGGCGAGAACACGCCGATTTCAACCGAAAGCAGCGGCCAAACCCAACACTATTTATTGCTCGAAGAGTTCTATCGCACCGCCATTTATCTGGCCGGCAAGGCGCCTGCCTGGTGGATCGTCCCCCCCCACCAAGAAGACAACTACAGCGGCTACGTCGACCATTTATTGTCCAACCGTTTCATCTCGAAACTCGATGTCATCGATTTCGGCGGACTGGAAGCGGTGCCGGCAGAGGAGTTTATCAGCGCGACCCTTTGGCATATCTACAAATCGCTTAGCTCCCCTTACAAATCGCTGTTGAAGCTTTTTTTGATGGAATGCTATGCCAGCGAATATCCGCAACCGCAATGGGTCAGCCGCAGCCTGAAAAAGACCATTTACCAAGGGGAGTTCGATATAGACAGGCTGGACCCGTATTTATTGATCTATGAAAAAGTCGAGGAATATCTGCACCTGGTCGCCTCGCAAAGAAGGCTGGCGCTGTCGCGGCAATGTTTTTATTTAAAAATCATGGGCGATTCACCCAGGTCACTGGACCCACAGGCACGATCGCTTCGAGAGAATTACTTGCAGGAAATCGCCCGACAATGGCGTTGGCCAGAAGATCTGCTGCCCAATTTCAGCAGGCATCGCTACTGGGATATCCATAAAGCCACCGAGGAACATGCCGTCATTCGCGACCAATTGAAACAATGCCTGCGTATGATCGTACGCTTTGCCGGCCAACATGTCGAAGAAGATTACCGCGACAATCAGGATCTCAGATTGATCGGCCGAAAACTGCATGCCTATTTAGAACACAAACCGGGAAAGATCGAGATCATCACGACCCGAGGCAACGTCCAAAAAAAAGAGGACGAATTATCCCTCATCGAAATCGATCAAGAACATGCCGAACCGCTTTGGCATTTGTATTGCGGCTATGTCGGAAACCCCAAAAAAGAAAACGCCAAGCCGGTCAAGGAAGCGGAAAGTCTGCTGGAACTATTGTGTTGGATTGCCTTAAATGGTTTGTACCAAAACAGAGTTAAAATTCACCTCCATTCAATCAACCTGAACATCGGCCCGACCGAAACGCAGTTGATTTTGGACCAATTGCTGCGTTTTTTTTCCTCCCACAAAAAATCGGATGGTGAAATGCTGGAAGCCTACCATCATGCGAACCAGTTTCTGGCTTCGCTGCTGTTTCTCAATCTCGGCGAGGCATTGCCCGAAGCCCGGGAAGAAGGTCAGATCATTATGAGCGAACGCTCGGACCCTTTAAGTTACGGCGAGAACCGGGCGTGTTTTGTGCAGCGCATTGAGCGGATTTCTCTATCCAGTTGGGGCGAAGTCAGTCTTGCGAGATTCCACGATATCGAGGGTTTTTTCCACTGTTTGACGGAAGTATTCAATCAAAGCACCCCCCCCGTCACCAGCGATAGCCTGGATGTGATCTGCTACACTCCGCTGCGCGCGAAAAGCATTGTGTTACGCATTAAGGTGCTATTTAACCAATTAATTAAATTCTTCGGGAACCAGAATTCAAACTGGCGCTATATCGTACCGGCTAAAAGCGGCTATTACCTCTTCACTCATAATGCCCAACACTTAACGTATCGCAAACTGGCCACCAATGATTTATTGTTAAGAGAGCTATCCGCTACGCAGCAACAATTCTCCCCCATTTTTTTCGACCAGCATGTACTGAGCAATACGTTCATCCCGTTTCTTTATGCCCATATAGCCGCCAACACGATACAGATCTTTTTTCATGCCACGGAAAAATATGTCGCTATCTATATCATCGACGAGAAAGCGGCGTTGTTTACCCGACAGCATAGCGACAGCAAACCGGAGCAGGTTTTGGTTGATTATCTTGTCTTTTTACAAACCCTGATCGACCAGACCAAAATAGCGCACGCAACAAAAATTCGTATTTATGAAATTCAAAAAAACTCTGCCGGCGTTCCATCCTGCCATGCCGTCAAAATCAAACCACAAGAGTCTTTCATGGCGCTGAACATCCGCATTACGACTTCGCCTACTGCGGAACCGGACAGTCCACCGACGATTGCCTGCAACGAACGAAAATATTCGTCGGCCTCTGCGGATGACGTTTTCTACTCAACCAAGGAACATATTTTGCGGTTCAGGCACGGCCACGAGACTTATCCTTACCATATCAATGAAATTGATGTCTCCGCCGAGTTGCTTGGCGTCGAAGAGCTTGTCCAAGCCCACAGCATTCATTACTTGCAATATAAACAAAAAATCGAAAACCGTATCGCCGCCAGCGGCAAAAACTGA
- a CDS encoding PilZ domain-containing protein — translation MEPEKRKYPRFQPQGLLASIKIDPPAEKEIVLEGEVVDMSYNGIKIRLNKPLHVDIDHGEIKIEITMPQSGIPISIHGLIKHIREQYECGLQFAGNHSEHCVDKLMFECIKLANHTVQI, via the coding sequence ATGGAGCCAGAAAAACGCAAATACCCGAGATTTCAGCCGCAAGGTCTACTTGCCAGCATCAAAATCGACCCTCCGGCCGAAAAGGAAATCGTGCTGGAAGGCGAAGTCGTCGATATGAGCTACAACGGGATCAAAATTCGTCTCAATAAACCGTTGCACGTGGACATAGACCATGGCGAAATCAAGATTGAGATCACGATGCCGCAATCCGGCATTCCGATCTCCATTCACGGCCTGATCAAGCACATCAGAGAACAATACGAATGCGGCCTACAATTCGCCGGCAACCATTCCGAGCACTGCGTCGACAAGTTGATGTTCGAATGTATCAAGCTGGCTAATCACACCGTGCAAATATAG